The Cylindrospermopsis curvispora GIHE-G1 genome contains a region encoding:
- a CDS encoding alpha/beta fold hydrolase, translating to MNSTTFTSTKTWFWQGLPISYQMQGTKGPAVILVHGFGASWGHWRKNIPVLAETCQVYAIDLIGFGASAKPQPNEKITYTLETWGKQIVDFCQQVVGKPAFLVGNSIGCIVAMQAAVSSPDIALSIALLNCSLRLLHDRKRQNLPWIRRVGTPLLQKFLSIKSIGNFFFSQLAQPKTVKRILLQAYNIKEAVTDELIDILMKPARDPGAAAVFLAFTNYSSGPLPEDLLPILPCQAIILWGTADPWEPIDLGRELANFPQVQKFIPLEGVGHCPQDEAPELVNSLLQEWIHSY from the coding sequence ATGAATTCTACCACATTCACATCCACAAAAACTTGGTTTTGGCAAGGACTACCTATATCCTATCAAATGCAAGGGACTAAAGGACCAGCGGTGATTTTAGTACATGGATTTGGTGCTTCTTGGGGACACTGGCGCAAAAACATACCTGTTCTTGCGGAAACTTGTCAGGTGTACGCCATTGATTTAATTGGTTTTGGAGCTTCCGCTAAACCCCAACCCAATGAAAAAATCACTTACACCCTAGAAACTTGGGGAAAGCAAATAGTGGACTTTTGTCAACAAGTAGTAGGCAAGCCTGCATTTTTAGTTGGTAACTCTATTGGTTGTATTGTAGCAATGCAGGCAGCCGTTAGCAGTCCGGATATAGCTTTATCAATTGCTTTACTAAATTGCTCCCTGAGATTATTACATGACCGCAAACGGCAAAATTTACCCTGGATTAGGCGGGTAGGAACCCCCCTCTTACAAAAATTCCTATCTATTAAATCCATTGGCAACTTCTTTTTTAGTCAACTGGCTCAACCAAAAACCGTCAAAAGAATTCTTTTACAAGCCTATAATATTAAAGAAGCAGTTACGGATGAATTAATAGATATTTTGATGAAACCAGCAAGAGATCCTGGTGCTGCTGCTGTATTTTTAGCCTTTACAAACTATTCCAGCGGACCCTTACCGGAGGACTTGTTACCGATATTACCCTGTCAGGCAATCATTTTATGGGGAACGGCTGACCCCTGGGAACCAATCGATCTGGGTAGGGAGTTAGCCAATTTTCCCCAGGTGCAAAAATTTATTCCTCTGGAAGGAGTGGGACATTGTCCCCAGGATGAAGCTCCTGAGTTGGTGAATTCTCTTTTACAAGAGTGGATCCATAGTTATTGA